The Porites lutea chromosome 4, jaPorLute2.1, whole genome shotgun sequence genome contains a region encoding:
- the LOC140933342 gene encoding uncharacterized protein isoform X2 has protein sequence MMSSPGSSFQTPLISHGLFYLFYVFLVTRADSSCDSALEICSNEEIEFHCPLFDRGMKSNQYQSLIWSVFDPKNPSAEKESIFYCGENPLNCATYKLNIYNGRISVRSPVPGKLLLKHLTKNDLLTYTCEIQLKDINLNQLVCRVNITSSVYCMTAHTGQNLSLTPQKEREKQLSKNLFDEDIWWFMIEDNGRKCRFLYCNATAYCAFTKDPCYEFRAEFFKRLEIEELSLTLTDVRREDCGLVFQRQIHPNSLTKRRAKQWHELYTVKIQNVLPSG, from the exons tgaCCAGAGCTGACAGCAGCTGTGACAGCGCATTGGAAATATGCTCTAACGAGGAAATCGAATTCCATTGTCCACTATTTGACCGGGGTATGAAGTCTAATCAGTACCAAAGTCTTATATGGTCTGTGTTCGACCCAAAGAACCCATCAGCGGAAAAGGAGAGTATATTTTACTGTGGTGAAAACCCTTTGAACTGTGCGACTTATAAACTGAACATTTATAACGGACGAATCTCTGTCAGAAGTCCTGTTCCAGGGAAACTGCTTTTGAAACACTTGACCAAGAATGATTTGCTGACCTACACCTGTGAAATACAGCTCAAAGATATCAACCTCAACCAACTTGTTTGTAGAGTGAATATCACCTCGTCAGTTTATT gtaTGACCGCCCATACTGGTCAAAACCTTAGTCTGACCCCgcaaaaagaaagggaaaaacaacTGTCCAAAAACTTATTCGATGAAGACATCTGGTGGTTCATGATTGAAGACAATGGAAGAAAGTGTAGATTCCTCTACTGTAATGCCACAGCATACTGTGCTTTTACAAAGGATCCTTGCTATGAATTCCGTGCAGAGTTCTTCAAAAGACTTGAGATCGAGGAACTGTCATTAACTTTGACCGACGTCCGGAGAGAAGATTGTGGGTTAGTATTTCAACGTCAAATTCACCCTAACAGTTTGACTAAAAGAAGAGCTAAGCAGTGGCATGAATTATATACGGtgaagattcaaaatgttttacctTCAGGTTAG